In Candidatus Babeliales bacterium, the following are encoded in one genomic region:
- a CDS encoding S26 family signal peptidase yields the protein IEDSKPVVYRNGEKLNELYINTYPLISELSQDQDVLIKVIEAEIKQLSRQYKLDQAMVDQYVMQRLSQELMAPRSYDSSKPYNQQQFYRFDENRILRDAQGKPIIDDALIPGAPMYSRDGKTSPDESRNNWNKSDVFFVKLGPNEYWGMGDNRLGSKDCRFFGPVKREQIHGRIIFRLWSIDSNEGWWIVDLIKNPIDYWKRVRWSRCYQWVY from the coding sequence ATTGAAGATAGCAAGCCTGTTGTATATCGTAATGGTGAAAAATTGAATGAACTGTATATCAATACATATCCGTTGATCAGTGAACTTTCGCAAGATCAGGATGTTTTAATTAAAGTAATAGAAGCAGAGATTAAACAATTGTCTCGGCAGTATAAGCTTGATCAAGCAATGGTTGATCAGTATGTAATGCAGCGGTTATCACAAGAATTAATGGCGCCGCGTTCATATGATTCAAGCAAGCCATATAATCAACAGCAGTTTTATAGATTTGATGAAAATCGTATTCTGCGTGATGCACAAGGAAAGCCAATTATTGATGATGCATTAATTCCAGGAGCGCCAATGTATTCACGTGATGGTAAAACATCACCTGATGAATCACGGAATAACTGGAATAAATCAGACGTGTTTTTCGTGAAGCTCGGACCAAATGAATATTGGGGAATGGGTGATAATCGTCTTGGTAGTAAAGATTGTCGCTTTTTTGGGCCGGTTAAGAGAGAACAAATTCATGGAAGAATTATCTTTAGACTATGGTCAATTGATAGCAATGAAGGTTGGTGGATTGTTGATTTGATCAAAAATCCAATTGATTATTGGAAACGTGTGCGGTGGAGTAGATGTTATCAATGGGTTTATTAA